The Geobacter sp. AOG2 genome includes a window with the following:
- the truA gene encoding tRNA pseudouridine(38-40) synthase TruA — protein MRTIKLTIEYDGTRYSGWQIQPNGLAVQQVIEEALERLLGEAVRLRSSGRTDAGVHARGMAAAFATHRDLPLRAFVEGTNRFLPDDIAIIDAVEVRAGFKPIKDALAKHYRYTIRVSPVRSPLHRFHAWHVKDQLDLAAMEAALSAFTGRHDFAAFRASNCVSRTTVRRIDSVAMSREDDFIFIDVVGEGFLKNMIRIMVGTVVDVGKGRFAPDHIAWLLQNRDRKKAGVTAPACGLCLMEVFYPPDDGKGEELPISRPAAF, from the coding sequence ATGCGGACCATCAAGCTGACCATAGAGTACGACGGCACCCGTTATTCCGGCTGGCAGATACAGCCCAACGGCCTGGCGGTCCAGCAGGTCATCGAGGAGGCCCTGGAGCGCCTGCTTGGAGAGGCGGTGCGGCTGCGTTCGTCGGGGCGGACCGACGCCGGCGTGCATGCCCGCGGCATGGCGGCCGCCTTTGCGACGCACCGGGACCTGCCCCTGCGCGCATTCGTCGAGGGCACCAACCGGTTTCTGCCGGACGACATCGCCATCATCGACGCCGTAGAGGTCCGGGCCGGTTTCAAGCCGATCAAAGATGCCCTGGCCAAACACTACCGCTACACCATCCGCGTCTCCCCGGTGCGTTCGCCGCTGCACCGTTTCCACGCCTGGCACGTTAAGGACCAGCTCGACCTGGCCGCCATGGAGGCGGCCCTGTCCGCATTCACGGGACGGCATGACTTTGCGGCGTTCCGGGCTTCCAATTGCGTATCCCGGACAACGGTGCGGAGGATCGACTCCGTTGCCATGAGCCGGGAAGACGACTTCATCTTCATTGACGTGGTCGGTGAAGGATTCCTGAAAAACATGATCAGGATCATGGTGGGAACCGTGGTTGACGTGGGGAAAGGGCGTTTTGCGCCGGATCATATCGCATGGCTGCTGCAGAACCGGGACAGAAAAAAGGCCGGCGTTACGGCGCCGGCCTGTGGACTCTGCCTGATGGAGGTCTTTTACCCCCCGGATGACGGCAAGGGCGAAGAGCTGCCTATTTCTCGGCCAGCAGCTTTTTGA
- a CDS encoding M1 family metallopeptidase, whose protein sequence is MMRYAGVRAAAAFAVFFLAGVAWADGTGPVVERQDIAVTLQPESHSLVGESTVTFAAGTGSVALRLSGTSRIESVTIAGSRSAFSFTGGILSLDLPAGEKALPVTVSYRATFNDQVSHAPAAGEDPSYGVNGAITREGTFLGGGAFWYPVPSQVPKHRSVSISAPAGIEAVTAGKRTLRETTGAVTRSRWEEARPIGVLTLCAGPYRVEQGSVEGIDIYTYFYRDNAPMAPRYLDAVARYLKFYRDLFGPYPFEKFAVVENFFPTGYGLPSFTLLGGSVIRLPFIIDTSLPHEIAHSWWGNGVDVDQREGNWCEGLVTYLADYLLKERRSAAEEYRRQLLIDYASLVTPASDFPLSAFASRSDPASRAIGYGKGAMVFHMVRSMIGDHAFFAALRQVCRDRLYRSASWSDLVRAFSKSAGRDLSAFMEQWLARPGGPRLSLAEVTTRRDAGGWTVSGMIVQTPPLFRLGVPLRLETAGARSGEVVPVLHERTRFTISSTDAPKRLLLDPEAGIFRILAPGEIPATVNSIKGSSQLIGVMTENCRARSETFKDFLASLSQGGARIINEAQLEEKEAARNDLVFCGVPRDRSRLPPLPEGIDSAATAFAVGGATYSANDGLLMLVMQRGSASGRVAALFQPLSETAAAQYAPKITHYGKYSYLVFADGANRRKGTTTAPFAGVAVDVRP, encoded by the coding sequence ATGATGAGGTATGCGGGGGTGCGGGCGGCAGCGGCTTTTGCGGTATTCTTCCTGGCCGGTGTGGCTTGGGCGGACGGGACCGGACCGGTGGTGGAGCGGCAGGACATCGCCGTGACCCTCCAGCCCGAGAGCCATTCCCTGGTGGGCGAGAGTACGGTCACCTTTGCCGCCGGCACCGGGAGCGTAGCGCTCAGGCTCTCCGGGACGTCACGGATAGAGTCCGTCACGATAGCCGGCAGCAGGAGCGCCTTTTCCTTTACCGGCGGCATCCTCTCCCTCGATCTGCCCGCCGGGGAGAAGGCCCTCCCGGTCACCGTTTCCTACCGCGCCACCTTCAACGATCAAGTCTCGCACGCGCCTGCCGCCGGTGAGGACCCAAGCTACGGGGTGAATGGCGCCATTACGCGGGAAGGAACCTTTCTGGGGGGTGGCGCCTTCTGGTACCCGGTCCCGTCGCAGGTCCCGAAGCACCGCTCCGTCAGTATCTCGGCCCCCGCCGGCATCGAGGCCGTGACAGCCGGGAAAAGGACCCTCCGGGAGACGACCGGAGCCGTCACCCGCTCCCGGTGGGAAGAGGCGCGGCCCATAGGCGTGCTCACCCTGTGCGCAGGCCCCTACCGGGTCGAGCAGGGGAGCGTGGAAGGTATCGATATCTACACGTACTTCTACCGGGACAACGCCCCCATGGCGCCCCGCTATCTGGATGCCGTCGCCAGGTACCTGAAATTTTACCGCGATCTCTTCGGGCCCTATCCGTTCGAAAAGTTCGCCGTGGTCGAGAATTTTTTTCCCACCGGTTACGGTTTGCCTTCCTTCACCCTGCTCGGCGGGTCGGTGATCCGGCTTCCCTTCATCATCGACACCAGCCTCCCCCACGAGATCGCCCATTCCTGGTGGGGCAACGGGGTAGACGTGGATCAGCGCGAGGGGAATTGGTGCGAGGGACTGGTCACCTATCTGGCCGATTACCTCCTGAAGGAACGGCGCTCCGCGGCCGAGGAGTACCGCCGGCAACTCCTCATCGACTACGCGTCCCTCGTGACGCCGGCAAGCGATTTTCCGCTGAGCGCCTTCGCAAGCCGCAGCGACCCGGCCTCCCGGGCCATAGGCTACGGCAAGGGGGCCATGGTGTTCCACATGGTCCGCTCCATGATCGGCGATCACGCCTTCTTTGCCGCGCTGCGGCAGGTCTGCCGCGACCGTCTCTACCGGTCGGCCTCCTGGAGCGACCTTGTCCGCGCCTTCTCCAAGAGTGCCGGACGGGACCTCTCCGCCTTCATGGAGCAGTGGCTTGCCCGGCCCGGCGGTCCGCGCCTCTCCCTGGCGGAGGTGACCACCCGTCGCGACGCCGGGGGGTGGACCGTTTCCGGCATGATCGTGCAGACCCCGCCGCTCTTCCGGTTGGGCGTACCGCTTCGCCTGGAGACGGCGGGCGCCCGGAGCGGGGAGGTGGTGCCGGTCCTCCACGAGCGGACCCGGTTTACCATTTCGAGCACCGATGCCCCGAAACGGTTGCTTTTGGACCCGGAAGCCGGTATCTTCCGCATCCTTGCCCCCGGCGAGATCCCCGCGACCGTCAACAGCATCAAGGGCTCGTCGCAGCTCATAGGCGTCATGACGGAAAACTGCCGCGCGCGCAGCGAGACCTTCAAGGATTTCCTGGCGTCTCTTTCCCAAGGGGGGGCGAGGATCATAAACGAGGCCCAACTGGAGGAGAAAGAAGCAGCCCGAAACGACCTTGTTTTCTGCGGAGTGCCGCGCGATCGTTCGCGCCTGCCTCCGCTTCCCGAGGGGATCGACAGCGCCGCCACCGCGTTCGCCGTTGGCGGGGCGACGTATTCCGCCAACGACGGCCTGCTCATGCTGGTGATGCAGCGGGGCTCCGCCTCCGGACGGGTTGCGGCGCTTTTCCAGCCGTTGTCCGAAACGGCGGCCGCGCAGTACGCGCCCAAGATCACCCACTACGGGAAATACAGTTACCTGGTTTTTGCCGATGGGGCAAACCGGCGAAAAGGAACCACTACCGCTCCCTTCGCGGGCGTTGCGGTCGATGTGCGGCCCTGA
- the hslO gene encoding Hsp33 family molecular chaperone HslO yields MADTIIRALSASGGIRVLAASVGGLAREICSLQQASATASVALGRGLAGGALLGALLKPGQRTALKFEGNGPMRKMIIEADWDGAVRGCVGDPAAEAEPLGGKWNVPGVLGHAGFLTVSKDLGMGGEPYQGMVQLRTSEIGDDLAYYLTDSEQVPSAVGLSASLDEGGGISLCGGFLVQALPKADTAEIDEMMRRIAELPPLSGLLQEGGGEAIMSRLFEGIAYNLLETREVFFRCGCSRDKVERALLTLGPDEIDDMREKERGADVTCEFCRKGYRFDEAELAALAALSRTPAGTC; encoded by the coding sequence ATGGCAGATACCATCATCCGCGCCCTGAGCGCCTCGGGCGGAATACGCGTACTGGCCGCCAGCGTCGGCGGTCTCGCCCGCGAAATATGCTCGTTGCAGCAGGCTTCAGCCACGGCGAGCGTGGCCCTGGGCCGCGGGCTGGCCGGCGGCGCACTGTTGGGCGCCCTGCTCAAGCCGGGCCAGAGAACGGCCCTCAAGTTCGAAGGCAACGGCCCCATGCGCAAGATGATCATCGAGGCGGATTGGGACGGAGCGGTACGGGGATGCGTCGGCGACCCCGCCGCCGAGGCCGAACCGCTGGGCGGAAAATGGAATGTCCCGGGGGTGTTGGGTCATGCGGGGTTTCTCACGGTCTCAAAGGATCTGGGAATGGGGGGCGAGCCGTACCAGGGCATGGTGCAACTGCGCACCAGCGAGATCGGCGACGACCTGGCCTACTACCTGACCGACTCCGAACAGGTCCCGTCGGCGGTCGGCCTCAGCGCCTCGCTGGATGAAGGGGGCGGCATCTCCCTGTGCGGCGGTTTCCTGGTGCAGGCGCTGCCCAAGGCCGATACCGCCGAGATCGATGAAATGATGCGGAGGATCGCGGAGCTGCCGCCGCTTTCCGGGCTTTTGCAGGAGGGGGGAGGCGAGGCGATCATGAGCCGCCTGTTCGAGGGCATCGCCTACAACCTGCTGGAGACCCGCGAGGTGTTCTTCCGGTGCGGCTGCAGCAGGGACAAGGTCGAGCGCGCCCTTTTGACCCTGGGGCCGGATGAAATCGACGACATGCGTGAGAAGGAGCGCGGAGCCGACGTGACCTGCGAGTTCTGCCGGAAGGGGTACCGTTTCGACGAGGCCGAGCTTGCGGCGCTTGCGGCATTGTCACGCACACCTGCCGGCACCTGCTGA